In Podospora pseudocomata strain CBS 415.72m chromosome 4, whole genome shotgun sequence, the genomic stretch ACCAGTTACTTACACAAGGTGTGAAGATAGTCAAAGAAGAGATTGAGGCAACGAAGGAATGTAAATAGCAAAATAGCGTCGAGAAACTGCAGTTGCGGGCATCCATGAGGTATGGAAATCAAAGCATGTAGTTGGGTAGGTGTCAAAGAGTTCCCATTAGCTCTTGTGAAATTATCAACAAATGTCAGACGCCTTTCTGAAGGAACACAACCATAAAGAACCACCGTATATCCGCCTGTGGAAGATTATCTCCGCGCTCTACCAATCAACACCCTAACTCCCATCCACTGGGCGGCCTTCTCCGTTTGTCAAAATCCCGAAACTCCCTCTGTTCAGGCCACGGCTCGAACTGTCCCAACAAACCGTCTCCAGTCCGCCATGACAGAGCTGCTCGACGGGACCTCTCTTGGTGTGACAGAGGGGCTGTCAATTCCACCACGGGCGCTATCCCTGGTTGAATACTTGTCAGGAGATTTTGAGCGCACAAAGCCTTTTCTTGTGTCCGGAGCGAAGTCCACATCTAGGGCCTTTCCAATCGCCACGATGTCGGCTCCAGAAAACGTAACTATGGTGCGGTCTGGAATGATCGTGGAGGATCCGGGCACTTTCAGCCGCCCCCCAATCAGGTGCTCTTCGATATCTTTGAGGATCATAACCTCGGTCTCGGTGCCAATAGGATCAGAGAGGATCGGCTGTAGGTAGTAGGAGGTGTGGCCGGTATTGCAGTTGAAAGAGCTGTAAATTCGAGCTTTAAGCTCGAATTTTCCgaatgggttggggttgcgaTTGGGCATTCTGTCGTAGCGGGGCATGCTGCCGTCTTGCTTTCGAGACATGTGGGAAAATAAGTTGAGGTAGGATGGCTTGACTTCTGCTGGTAACAAAGGTTGGCATGTTGGTTGGTCACACAACTCGGTTCTCTTTTTTGACGGGAATGAGTTGGCCACTTACCGATATGATCTCGAGTTATAAGAGAAAGACTGATAATTTTTAGCTTGTACCAGCGGGAagcgtgatggtggtgaactGAAGAATTGAAAGCCGAGCCAAGGGGAAGAATAGTTGTAGTGAGAAATCAGTGGGTGGTGCTAGTCGCCCACGACAGAGTGAATCTCGCGATAAGAGAAAGTCTTTAGATGACAGAAATAGCAGGAAGCAACACAAAGCCAAAGCAAAGGTTTTCCTCAGATTACACAGATAAATCCACTAAATATATAGCCAACGCAGTTCCCTTCCCTCCGCCTTCTTGACGTAGAAACTAAGGTACACCTCACTAGGTAGCTGCCCCCTcgaacccccctccccatcctaCTTATCCATCCCAAAAGCCCTCCtcaaaacctccaccacccccttatcaacaaccaccacccccccctcctccggtTCAatctccaccgtccccccAGATCCAACCCTCGGCAAAAAAACCCTCAACTTCCCCCTCTTtctccccctcgccctcaacTCCCTAACCTCGGCCTCCAACTCCCCTATCCGTCTCCGATCCCTCATATACtgcccctccaactccttaATCCACTTccaatccccctccctttccttcttctcctccctaatcccttcctccagctcctcaatcCTTTTCCCATCCCGATCACCCTGCTCCCTTAACTGCGTGATCAACTCTCCATTTCTCACCGCCAACTCCCCCATTCGTCTCTGGTCCCTCTgtctctgctcctccaagACAGTCATCTGAATACGCTGCTCACGGTGGCAGCGGATGTGCTCGATAAGCTGgtcgtcggcctcctccacttTTGCCAGGAAGGCTTCCCACAGCAGTTCCTCTGTCGGGGCGGAacctggtggtggggggagggagtaaGTTCTGCGGGTGTTGTctttgtcgtcgtcgtggagGTCGCCTTCGTTGTAGAAGTCGATTAGACACTCAAACGCTTCTCGTCGGCTTTGAGTGTCGCTTTGTTCATTGTTTGGGCCGTGAACGAGATTTGTATCGTCGGGCGGTGTTGTGTCTTGGAGTTTGTCGGTCGTTGAAGGTGCGGCTGTAGTCGcttttgttgtggttgttgggtcGTGGTTCTCAAGCTCGGGGctcaacttcctcttcttggaggggggttgttctGCCGAGGAGGGCATGTCTGCGACTTTTGCGGGGATTTGAGGGTACGGGGGTGGTAATAGTATGTGCTGTACggggaaaaagaagcggaTCTCTTGCCAGCGGGACGGTGACAGTAAGGTGAAAAAGTCGCAGTGCAAATGGCCGATAGCTGGTGCTCCATCgactaccttacctactTGGAGCAGTGAGTCAAACATTTGAATCTGCCAGAGCAAGCACAGATACGCACAAAACAATTTGCTCTTTCCCCCGCATAGGGCATAAGGGACTGCAGGCTATGATGTTTCATTCGACACTGGGTATGTTTTGGAAAATCTGTGCATGATGGTTATTCAATTGCGAAGTAGGGAATCCCGTGAGAGCCAGGTAGATACTGAAAGGTCGAACATACTGCCCCAGGCAGGCCTTTTTGTAGAGCTCCGAGGTAGATAATAACAGTCCAAGATTATATGACATGAGTTGAATGAATCACAATAAGTCACTTTGCAACTCGTTAACTCTGTTTGTCTGGAGACAAACGCTATTGTGGCATCCACATCTTTGAATAATGGCGTGCTTAACCAGTCGATGAATCGTTGCCAATCAAGTTACTGTAATGTTATGGGTCAGTGACGTTCCATCCAGTCAATATATGTGTGTAGAAAGAACTGTCATGTTTGAAAGTCATTGAGTCGTAATACTGGTGAGAGAAGCCGTAATCGTTTCAGAAGCTGCTACAACTGAGTTTATGACACCTTAATCCACACGTCATGAAGTTACGCAGCTTTGAATATCTCTTGACAATCTTCAAGATATTTTGCTTATGCGGAAAGGCATCTCAAGCATGTTAAAAGGGGTATTGGCTATCTCTTCAGGCCTTAAATTTGTTGTAGTCTTTCCTTTTCTGCCCCCTCACGGCAGCAGGCCTACTAGGTGAGACACAGGGTTCAACTTGTCTCACGTATGAAAGAGCACTGATTAATAACTCTGAGTATTGCGACCATCCCTCACAAGCCTGCAAGACTATTCTATCAACATATGAATGCTACGTGAGCATGAGGTACGCCCATCCCTAGTGGATAGAAAAGAAGCAAAATGATCTGCTCGGCTACAACGGGAAAGGCAAAGTGACAAGCACGGTCCGCTCGCGTCCATCCGGATCTTCGTGCATTCGCGAGGGCAGCTTGGCGAGACAAATCAGCACCTGTCAGAGGGGTGTACTGCATGGCATTATTGCATCATTTTGCTGCAGAGGTGCGGCGTATGTACAGTATGTATATCATTGTTAGGATGCAAAAAATAGGGGTTCTAGGACCAAGACATTCTGATCTTGAATTCTCTGCTCTTGCAGGGAGTTTGAGACACAGCTTGGGCACGGGCCGTTGACCAGGTTGATTGGATGTGCTGcagctttcttttcttcttttctcaaCGCCACTGTTTCTCCTTCCCAATTTAGATCAAGGCGTGTAACAATGTCGACTTCGCGAGATATACTCTGTAGATAGTTTTCTGCCTTCTCCCTTCTCCTGATCATGAATGAGCGGTATAGGTATCTTGACCAGCTGAGGAGAACATCCATAAAGGGCAACATCGGGCGAATCATCTGTGCGGTGCCAGTCACAAGTGGTCAGATTTCACAGCCGAGCAACCGAAGCTGGGCCCGAAGCATGGCCCGAAAGTACAGCCAAGAGGTGTAGCAGTCTGGAGCTGGAACAGTGCAATGTAACTAAAAGTTCCCAAGAATtttgtggtggagaaggcTTGTTTAGCTTCACACGGCCGAGTCCACAAGCGCTATTAGCCGGTTGACAGTGTCAGATTCTTCGCTTCGTATTTCGTTATGGCATTTTAGTTTGCTCAGTTTGATCCAAGAGACGACGATCTCCCAGATCTGTAGCCGTATCCGAGTGCGCCGACGTGATACCGGAGCTGGCTCCGAAAGGGTGTGTCGATGCATAAGAGGAAGGCCATCGGGCCGTCTCTCTCATGACTGCTACATGGTGTAGTAGCATACCATCCATCCACTAGGTagatcaaccacaaccccggGTCATTTTATCCATTTTAAGATATGACGAGGCAAGGACCAGCTTTCAGTCTTGAGCGGGGTATGGATTGATTGCCCATTTCGCGCGGATGACGGACGGGATAGATGCAGTCGAGCGGCGGCACTGTTGGCTGCAGGTTGGAAACAAGGGGCCATGTTCGTGCCAAGAGGGCGTCCTTTGAGCAGCCAGATGGGAACCAGGCACGGACGAGACGGTAGGGGATCAAACAAACGTGGCAGCCCTGCGTGTCACGGTGGACGGGGAGACTTGAGAGGCTCACAAAGGAAAGGTTGATAAAAcagaaagcaaaaaaaagCTTTGACGGGAGAGAGGTGGGCGTGGTCGGTGGGGAATCACGCTATTGTCGGTTTGGGCCCACTCCCCCACTGGGATGGCCTGTCAGCTTGTGGAGGAGTGCTCCATTATCGCGACCATTGGCTCGTGGGgaatgaggggagggggacctCGGGGGAGCAGCCGGGAGCTGTCCCCCCCAGGGGTATCCATCCTGCAGGTCATGAAGGGATCCCCATTTCCCCATGATACAAGATGACCCTTCCCCAGCGACTGTCCCCTCTCTGACCTCCTGCGATACGACCCTGTCGTCCTCTTTTTCGCTTCACCTCCGTCTTCACTCCCACCCTCATTGCTCCCATTGCTCCCATTGCTCTCTGAGACCCAGGGCCCGCCGACCTGGTAGCCGGATTTGCGATCATCCGAGGCTTTGATCTGCCCTGCGTTTCCCACACAGCTTTCCTCCTTCAGATACGAACATCATCTCCTTTACGATCGCGACCTCGTTACAATCGATCAAAGATGGAACCCTATGCATACCCTGCCGAAGGGTTGGATGAGATGGCGTAAGCTAGACACCCGCCACACCGCCGTTGAACCGCTCAGTTCACCAAATTGTTGCTAACGGCTGGGAACAGAGAAAAGTTGAACCGATTAAGCACAGCGGACTCGCGGCATGGTGACTCGGCCCCATTGCTCGACGGGCGGTCCTATGACGCCTACGATCCCCGACTACGACCCCCCTCGAGCGGCTACCCGCTGCCACCGACTCCCGAGTCGCAATGGAGTCCCACCGATGACCTTTTCCGAGTCCCGAATTATGAGCTTGGCCAGCGGCACGCTGCCGCATTGCCGCTGCACCGTCCGGTGTCGAGGAGCAAGTCGTCACTTTTCCGAAAAGACTCGCATACATCGGACCGAAGGCCCTCGAGAGGCTCGTCCGCCGGTTTCAGCCTGTACCCCGCAGCccgtccaccaccgccgaagCAGCCGCTGCCCGCGCTTCCCTCCAACAAATCTGCACGCCGCATCTCATCCCAGGGATCCTTTGACAGCAGCTCAGTCGCATCGGGCGAGACTTCGAGATACTCGGATTCCACCAGGGGTTGTGGGCTCGAGCGAGTGCCCACGAACGGAACACCAACGTCTCCACACACCAATGCGCATTTCGTGGCTGTCCCTCCCGTGCCCGAGGAATATCGGACACGGCAGGAATCACAATCCACGGCTGTGACTGTTGTACCCTGGAAATCTTTCACACACCAGGAAAAGGCCCCCAAGGATCCATCCGTCTACTTCTTTGACATTTCAACAACGTCTGCCACCCTGGCCAGCAAACAtggcaacaacatcatcaaggtGTGGTCTGTCGGCTCAGGCGAGGTCCAGAGCCAGATCAAAATCTCTTgctacaccaccgcccagcCTCGGTCGCGCGAGTATTTCGTCCGTAGCCATGCCATTCTTTCCGAGCCCTCCAACATGATAGCCATTGCCACCGGCTTCGGTGACTCGCTCGAGATTTGGGACtggggcaagaagaagaagctgcaGTCCATGGACAAGGCAGACCGTTGGGCCGCCGTTCGCTCCAACGTTATGGAAGCCGGATGGTGCCCCCTTGTCACCTACAGAGGAGACAACGACACCATCGAGCTGTGGGAAGCGACATACTCCAAGAAGCCATTCAAGAAGACGCGCGTGATTGAGCTCGCCAGGGCGGGTCTCCCGGTGTTGCC encodes the following:
- a CDS encoding hypothetical protein (EggNog:ENOG503PAZ0), with protein sequence MEPYAYPAEGLDEMAEKLNRLSTADSRHGDSAPLLDGRSYDAYDPRLRPPSSGYPLPPTPESQWSPTDDLFRVPNYELGQRHAAALPLHRPVSRSKSSLFRKDSHTSDRRPSRGSSAGFSLYPAARPPPPKQPLPALPSNKSARRISSQGSFDSSSVASGETSRYSDSTRGCGLERVPTNGTPTSPHTNAHFVAVPPVPEEYRTRQESQSTAVTVVPWKSFTHQEKAPKDPSVYFFDISTTSATLASKHGNNIIKVWSVGSGEVQSQIKISCYTTAQPRSREYFVRSHAILSEPSNMIAIATGFGDSLEIWDWGKKKKLQSMDKADRWAAVRSNVMEAGWCPLVTYRGDNDTIELWEATYSKKPFKKTRVIELARAGLPVLPKYPELAFSATGPLLITASGPRPPRLGHPPPERETLLIAWEIHNGAEMTTPYKVVAPWQHAELDTALPSGLATYGSVAVSIWIPASYRAIPVPAARGGNGYNLAPASVPFRYVLVWDFSASSTKTFRIPNAMSCVSPDCRFIAYCDSRGVDSGARGCLAVLDAMTGKQLWCWPDPDATAADVDMMAGFSQLANLSKVTEMCFSADGGFLFIGDSEGGTGVFEVREGGKGISMRPV